The genomic DNA GCAATCACGATGCTGTAACCGGGATCTTTCGCCACTCCCGCATCTTCCATGCGGGCGTATATGTTTTCGATGATCTCACGGCTGCGGACTTCCACCACCATATTGATATCCGAAAGTTTGATCTCGCTCGAATGCTGTCCGTCGGCCAAGTCTACCGTGACCATCTGCTGTTCGTTATCTTTTTCCCAGATAGCGTTGCCGTAGGTGCGCTTGACACGTTCCGCTTCCTTCTCCGGCATACCCAAGGACATCAAGTCGCGAGTGATCAGATGGCTGCCCAACGGAATAACGTAGAGACCGGCCAGACTGCCATCCTTGTACATCGTGACAGAGGTGACGCCTGCACCGAAGTCGATCAACGCACACCCCTTCAATTTCTCCTGTTCCGTCAGGATCAGGTCTGCCAACGCCAGCGGCGCAACAACAACACCAGCCACATCGAGCTTGATCTGCTCCGCCATGTTCGTGGTTACGGCATGACGAAGAGACGGACGGCCAACGAGCAACTTATAGTGGGCTTCAATACGCGAACACCCCAAACCTATCGGATGGGTTTCCGGCTGGTTGTCGAGATAATAAACGGGAGCGGCTATATCCAGCACGTCCAGCATATCGGGACGATACTGCCGGCATTCCTGATCCAGTTCCTTCAGCACCTCTTCAGTCACCGTACCGCTACCGAGCACTTTCGACACGGCATGGTTAATCGAACGAAGCGACTGGCCTCCCACCCCGACATATATCTTACCGATACGGGAACCGCCCAATTTGTTTTCCAGTTTGCGGATCAACCGCACGATCTTGCCGGCCGCATCTTTTATATTATATACACATCCTCTTCGTATACAGGTATCGGAGTTCTCCACTTCGTAGGCAATGATGGAAAGTGTCCCGGCAGGGCCTTTCGCGCCTACCATGCCGACCATGTGAGAAGAGCCAAGGTCGATGGCCGCTATAAAGTCTGTGTATGCCATATTCTCTATCTTTTAGTACAAACAATCTGATCCTTATATTTTAAACTGATAATGCTGTACTTCTCCCACCCCACCTTCGGGATCGCTTTCTCGTAGAAGAGCCGGAGATTGTCCAGCTTCTCCTCG from Parabacteroides merdae ATCC 43184 includes the following:
- the ftsA gene encoding cell division protein FtsA, with product MAYTDFIAAIDLGSSHMVGMVGAKGPAGTLSIIAYEVENSDTCIRRGCVYNIKDAAGKIVRLIRKLENKLGGSRIGKIYVGVGGQSLRSINHAVSKVLGSGTVTEEVLKELDQECRQYRPDMLDVLDIAAPVYYLDNQPETHPIGLGCSRIEAHYKLLVGRPSLRHAVTTNMAEQIKLDVAGVVVAPLALADLILTEQEKLKGCALIDFGAGVTSVTMYKDGSLAGLYVIPLGSHLITRDLMSLGMPEKEAERVKRTYGNAIWEKDNEQQMVTVDLADGQHSSEIKLSDINMVVEVRSREIIENIYARMEDAGVAKDPGYSIVIAGNGAALKNMREALSERFKMDVRYASVRKDLIADGEMIANNPEYTTAAALLLKGTENCALYIAPEPERPKVVEPKIEPKEEPVIAEIEEKQEEPPVEKQSAATTKNRNSGTKKEEEKKNRKGWGIGDLFKNAVDKVGEGIDKALKDEQ